One SAR86 cluster bacterium genomic window carries:
- the nqrE gene encoding NADH:ubiquinone reductase (Na(+)-transporting) subunit E → MAELTSLFVRTVFIENIALSLFLGMCTFFAISKQVKAAFGLGLAVIVVLTLTVPLNNIIYTYVLKEGALSWAGLENTNLEFVELITYIGVIAAAVQILEMFLDKYVPALYNQLGIFLPLITVNCAILGASLIMVEKNYNLIESVTYGFGAGFGWALAIVLLAGIREKLKYSDIPEGLRGLGITYIIVGLMSFGFMSFGGIIL, encoded by the coding sequence ATGGCTGAGCTAACAAGTTTATTTGTAAGAACAGTATTTATAGAGAATATAGCGTTGTCACTATTTTTAGGGATGTGTACTTTTTTTGCAATTTCAAAGCAAGTAAAAGCAGCCTTTGGTTTAGGGTTAGCTGTTATAGTTGTTTTAACATTAACTGTTCCCCTGAATAATATTATTTACACTTATGTGCTCAAGGAAGGTGCTTTATCATGGGCTGGTTTAGAAAATACAAATTTAGAATTTGTTGAACTTATTACTTACATCGGAGTGATCGCAGCTGCAGTACAAATTTTAGAAATGTTTCTTGATAAATATGTGCCAGCTCTTTATAACCAGCTTGGAATCTTTCTACCACTTATAACTGTTAATTGCGCAATTCTTGGAGCCTCTTTAATTATGGTAGAAAAGAACTATAACTTAATTGAGAGTGTTACCTATGGCTTCGGCGCAGGATTTGGCTGGGCGTTAGCAATAGTATTGCTTGCTGGTATTAGGGAAAAGCTTAAGTATAGCGATATTCCTGAAGGTCTCAGAGGACTGGGTATTACTTATATTATTGTTGGTTTAATGAGTTTTGGATTTATGTCATTTGGAGGAATAATACTTTAA
- a CDS encoding FAD:protein FMN transferase, translating to MVRHLLLILLLVGCQQFTYTTSNGEIYGTSYKYRYVHPETQELDPLIPEKIEKELNRIDLIFSTYKENSEVLNTSIEEMNSWSKDLKYLYDLSLNLSEISKNSFDPLQGGILDFSAVAKGYAVDKVAEIMQENGISDYFIEIGGEIKAKGLAPHRGNWKWAIEDPFSMNQKIFKSFSMPFKGLSIATSGEYKNPGHIWGGGPRDVANVTVLHESAAYADAWATTMYVLGTKEGLKIAENEQIAVFFIKKDGETLNSSQWSRIYP from the coding sequence GTGGTTAGACATCTACTCTTAATTTTATTACTTGTTGGATGCCAACAATTTACCTATACAACTTCAAACGGTGAGATATATGGTACGAGTTATAAATATCGCTATGTTCATCCAGAAACACAGGAGCTAGATCCTTTAATTCCAGAAAAGATTGAAAAAGAACTTAATCGTATCGATTTAATATTTTCTACTTATAAAGAGAATTCTGAGGTATTAAATACTTCCATTGAAGAAATGAACTCTTGGTCAAAGGATTTGAAATATCTGTATGATCTTTCTTTAAATTTAAGTGAAATAAGTAAAAATTCTTTCGACCCTCTTCAAGGTGGGATTCTAGATTTCTCAGCTGTAGCCAAAGGTTACGCAGTTGATAAAGTAGCAGAAATTATGCAGGAAAACGGAATTAGTGATTACTTTATTGAGATAGGTGGTGAAATTAAAGCAAAGGGATTAGCCCCTCACCGAGGTAATTGGAAGTGGGCAATAGAAGACCCCTTCAGTATGAACCAAAAAATATTTAAATCGTTTTCTATGCCCTTTAAGGGACTTTCTATTGCTACTTCTGGAGAATATAAAAATCCAGGGCATATTTGGGGGGGAGGACCTAGAGATGTAGCTAACGTTACAGTATTACATGAAAGTGCTGCATACGCAGATGCTTGGGCTACTACAATGTATGTTTTAGGCACCAAAGAAGGTTTAAAAATTGCTGAAAACGAGCAAATAGCTGTTTTTTTTATTAAAAAAGATGGAGAAACTCTAAATTCTTCACAATGGAGTAGAATATATCCATGA
- the nqrF gene encoding NADH:ubiquinone reductase (Na(+)-transporting) subunit F has product MDLYLGILAFTLVVSVLVAFVMLARSQLVSTGDVTIEINDDPEKSITVPAGGKLLSTLAAKNIYLASACGGGGTCAECKCQVIDGGGDILSTEQSHFNYKQQNDNWRLSCQVPVKRDMKIQIPDEVFGVKEWECEVISNENVATFIKELVLKLPEGENVRFKAGGYVQLEAPAYEAIKYKDFEIEKEYHSDWDRFKVWDNVASNPEPIIRAYSMANYPLEEGVLKFNIRVASPPPGSDFPPGVMSSYVFSLKPGDKVKVFGPFGEFFAKETENEMVFIGGGAGMAPLRSHIFDQLLRLNSNRKISYWYGARSMKEIFYQDEFEKLAKEHENFSFHIALSDALPEDNWKGLTGFIHQVTQDEYLAKHPAPEDCEYYLCGPPIMNSSCIKMLSDLGVEEENIMLDDFGG; this is encoded by the coding sequence ATGGATTTATATCTTGGGATTTTAGCTTTCACCCTTGTTGTATCAGTTTTAGTTGCATTTGTAATGTTGGCTCGTTCCCAGCTAGTTTCAACTGGTGATGTAACAATTGAGATTAACGACGATCCAGAAAAAAGTATCACGGTGCCTGCGGGTGGAAAGTTACTTAGCACACTAGCTGCAAAAAATATTTACCTCGCATCTGCATGTGGAGGTGGTGGTACCTGTGCGGAATGTAAATGCCAAGTTATAGATGGTGGTGGAGACATACTCTCTACTGAACAGTCTCACTTTAACTACAAACAACAGAATGACAATTGGCGTCTGTCTTGCCAAGTTCCAGTAAAGAGAGATATGAAAATTCAGATACCCGATGAGGTTTTTGGAGTAAAGGAGTGGGAGTGTGAAGTAATTTCAAATGAAAATGTAGCCACATTCATTAAAGAACTGGTTCTAAAGTTGCCAGAGGGAGAAAACGTAAGATTTAAAGCTGGTGGTTATGTTCAACTAGAAGCTCCAGCATATGAAGCAATAAAATATAAAGATTTTGAAATTGAGAAAGAATACCATTCTGACTGGGACAGATTTAAAGTTTGGGATAATGTAGCCTCAAACCCAGAACCAATAATACGAGCTTATTCAATGGCGAATTATCCTCTTGAAGAGGGTGTTTTAAAATTTAATATTAGGGTAGCATCTCCACCTCCTGGGTCAGACTTCCCACCTGGAGTGATGTCCTCTTACGTTTTTAGCTTAAAACCAGGAGACAAGGTAAAAGTTTTTGGTCCATTTGGAGAGTTCTTTGCAAAAGAAACTGAAAATGAAATGGTCTTTATTGGGGGAGGGGCTGGCATGGCTCCTTTAAGATCTCATATTTTTGATCAGTTACTAAGACTTAATTCAAATAGAAAAATCAGCTACTGGTATGGAGCAAGAAGTATGAAAGAAATTTTCTATCAAGATGAATTTGAAAAACTTGCAAAAGAACATGAAAACTTTTCATTTCATATAGCCCTATCAGATGCGCTTCCAGAGGACAATTGGAAAGGCCTTACAGGCTTCATACATCAAGTTACTCAAGACGAGTATCTTGCCAAACATCCTGCTCCAGAGGATTGTGAATACTATCTATGTGGTCCACCAATCATGAACTCTTCTTGCATTAAGATGCTCTCTGACTTAGGTGTTGAAGAAGAGAATATCATGCTGGATGACTTTGGTGGTTAG